The Lycium barbarum isolate Lr01 chromosome 12, ASM1917538v2, whole genome shotgun sequence genome includes a region encoding these proteins:
- the LOC132621454 gene encoding tobamovirus multiplication protein 1 isoform X1, with product MNMRERSCYPMSLMGVNVALASVDALITLLAFAQLMRIHSRNTHNGWTRQKVFHLMIGSSNLGYFLYFVLTIIAACKGWLCWSHSCGFVVMAFPKILFLAAFLLLLSFWVDLCHQSNDEEDEDDAYSPRAALLEKNKPNSNADSHRRCCSFRAVKVGSRQKVVVLVTLLVFLLMLVAAVLIWIGRGRNPIDSSVVARVYVDLFAIAVLLLGVALACYGLVLFLKMSKVRSERASSEMWKVAGLAVVSVLCFTSSAAVAIFTDIPLLFNWHGQKINGVCTSLLMVLYYFIGSSVPSAFVLWVMRELPPPLVTFGQQESRTIAFISDSSVTEQPQRWTAATSAQNQVSRASPI from the exons TTAATGAGAATTCACTCTCGGAATACTCACAATGGCTGGACTCGTCAGAAA GTATTTCACTTGATGATTGGATCTTCGAATTTGG GTTATTTCCTTTATTTTGTGTTGACAATTATTGCTGCTTGTAAGGGTTGGCTTTGCTGGTCGCACTCCTGTGGCTTTGTTGTTATGG CTTTCCCCAAAATTCTTTTCCTTGCTGCATTTCTTCTTCTCCTTTCATTCTG GGTTGATCTTTGTCATCAGTCCAatgatgaagaagatgaagatgatgcGTATAGTCCTCGAGCAGCCTTGTTGGAGAAGAATAAGCCAAATTCAAATGCTGATAGTCACCGAAGATGCTGCTCTTTTCGTGCAGTCAAAGTGGGAAGCCGCCAAAAAGTTGTTGTTCTG GTTACTCTGTTAGTTTTTCTGTTAATGTTGGTAGCTGCTGTGCTAATATGGATTGGGAGGGGAAGGAATCCTATTGATTCTTCTGTTGTGGCTCGG GTGTATGTAGATCTCTTTGCCATAGCAGTTCTTCTGCTCGGAGTGGCATTGGCATGCTACG GACTGGTGTTGTTCTTGAAAATGAGCAAAGTGAGATCTGAAAGGGCTTCATCAGAAATGTGGAAG GTCGCAGGTTTGGCAGTTGTTTCTGTGCTATGTTTCACTTCAAGTGCCGCTGTCGCCATATTCACAGATATACCT CTTCTTTTTAACTGGCATGGACAGAAGATAAATGGTGTCTGTACATCTCTTCTCATGGTTTTATATTATTTTATAG GTTCTTCTGTACCTTCAGCATTTGTGCTATGGGTGATGAGAGAACTACCACCTCCACTTGTCACTTTCGGGCAACAAGAGTCGAGGACAATAGCTTTTATCAGTGATAGTTCAGTGACAGAACAGCCTCAGCGATGGACAGCTGCTACAAGTGCGCAGAATCAG GTCTCAAGGGCGAGCCCTATATGA
- the LOC132621454 gene encoding uncharacterized protein LOC132621454 isoform X2, whose translation MNMRERSCYPMSLMGVNVALASVDALITLLAFAQVFHLMIGSSNLGYFLYFVLTIIAACKGWLCWSHSCGFVVMAFPKILFLAAFLLLLSFWVDLCHQSNDEEDEDDAYSPRAALLEKNKPNSNADSHRRCCSFRAVKVGSRQKVVVLVTLLVFLLMLVAAVLIWIGRGRNPIDSSVVARVYVDLFAIAVLLLGVALACYGLVLFLKMSKVRSERASSEMWKVAGLAVVSVLCFTSSAAVAIFTDIPLLFNWHGQKINGVCTSLLMVLYYFIGSSVPSAFVLWVMRELPPPLVTFGQQESRTIAFISDSSVTEQPQRWTAATSAQNQVSRASPI comes from the exons GTATTTCACTTGATGATTGGATCTTCGAATTTGG GTTATTTCCTTTATTTTGTGTTGACAATTATTGCTGCTTGTAAGGGTTGGCTTTGCTGGTCGCACTCCTGTGGCTTTGTTGTTATGG CTTTCCCCAAAATTCTTTTCCTTGCTGCATTTCTTCTTCTCCTTTCATTCTG GGTTGATCTTTGTCATCAGTCCAatgatgaagaagatgaagatgatgcGTATAGTCCTCGAGCAGCCTTGTTGGAGAAGAATAAGCCAAATTCAAATGCTGATAGTCACCGAAGATGCTGCTCTTTTCGTGCAGTCAAAGTGGGAAGCCGCCAAAAAGTTGTTGTTCTG GTTACTCTGTTAGTTTTTCTGTTAATGTTGGTAGCTGCTGTGCTAATATGGATTGGGAGGGGAAGGAATCCTATTGATTCTTCTGTTGTGGCTCGG GTGTATGTAGATCTCTTTGCCATAGCAGTTCTTCTGCTCGGAGTGGCATTGGCATGCTACG GACTGGTGTTGTTCTTGAAAATGAGCAAAGTGAGATCTGAAAGGGCTTCATCAGAAATGTGGAAG GTCGCAGGTTTGGCAGTTGTTTCTGTGCTATGTTTCACTTCAAGTGCCGCTGTCGCCATATTCACAGATATACCT CTTCTTTTTAACTGGCATGGACAGAAGATAAATGGTGTCTGTACATCTCTTCTCATGGTTTTATATTATTTTATAG GTTCTTCTGTACCTTCAGCATTTGTGCTATGGGTGATGAGAGAACTACCACCTCCACTTGTCACTTTCGGGCAACAAGAGTCGAGGACAATAGCTTTTATCAGTGATAGTTCAGTGACAGAACAGCCTCAGCGATGGACAGCTGCTACAAGTGCGCAGAATCAG GTCTCAAGGGCGAGCCCTATATGA